From the Plasmodium gaboni strain SY75 chromosome Unknown, whole genome shotgun sequence genome, the window TTTCATAATGATTAGTGTCTAAAATATTAGGTTGTGGGTCAATAAAAGTATTTCCACTATTTCAACTACATCGTTTTGTTCTGTTTGTAACATATTAGATATAAAATCCtcttttattttgttcCATTCATTATCTGTAAGTTTGTTGATGGGTATGTCACTTGGTATACGTGGTATAATACCACTATTTGGTGTGTTACCACTATTTTGTGTCGTACCACTAGGTGTGGTATCACTATTTGTGTTACCACTATTGTGTGTCGTGCCACTAGGTGGGGTGGTATCCACTATATCACTTGGTATGTCACTATATATAGTGTCACTATGTGTTGTGGTATCCACTATATCCATATTACCACTAGCAGAGTGGTTACCACTAGTAGAGTGGGTAACACTATATATAGTGTTACTATGTATATTGGTACCACTATATGTAGTACCACTATATGTTGTACCATGTGGTGATGTGCTTGGTCTCAATATTATGTCGATGAGTGTTTTGTGTTTACCACCACCATATCCATATATCTCATTGATATCTATCTCGTCAACCTCGCTATCGGATGAAGTCACATCAGTGGAAGATATGTCACCAATATATGTGTCATCACCACTATCATTTTCTACATAGATATATGTTCTACCTCTATATTTGGTATACGGCACATATTTATTGGCCGACCTATATGTTGGTATACCACGATTTTTTTGTGGAATTTCTAATACACGAAATATATCGGGAGATTTGGCCGTGgtttttttctataaaaaaaaaacaagtggatatatatgttttggggtatatatatttgtagGTGTGGGTTTAGgtctatatatatatatatgtatgtataaatatacataggtaatttctttttttttttttttttatttaataatatttttttctcattttttattttaactgaattttttttttgtatttttttctgATAAAATTTCTCATTTTAactaattttttttctcatcatttttatttaaataaattgtttttatattctttttatttaaaacaatttctca encodes:
- a CDS encoding putative EMP1-like protein encodes the protein KKTTAKSPDIFRVLEIPQKNRGIPTYRSANKYVPYTKYRGRTYIYVENDSGDDTYIGDISSTDVTSSDSEVDEIDINEIYGYGGGKHKTLIDIILRPSTSPHGTTYSGTTYSGTNIHSNTIYSVTHSTSGNHSASGNMDIVDTTTHSDTIYSDIPSDIVDTTPPSGTTHNSGNTNSDTTPSGTTQNSGNTPNSGIIPRIPSDIPINKLTDNEWNKIKEDFISNMLQTEQNDVVEIVEILLLTHNLIF